In Mauremys reevesii isolate NIE-2019 linkage group 8, ASM1616193v1, whole genome shotgun sequence, a single genomic region encodes these proteins:
- the DR1 gene encoding protein Dr1, with the protein MASSSGNDDDLTIPRAAINKMIKETLPNVRVANDARELVVNCCTEFIHLISSEANEICNKSEKKTISPEHVIQALESLGFGSYISEVKEVLQECKTVALKRRKASSRLENLGIPEEELLRQQQELFAKARQQQAELAQQEWLQMQQAAQQAQLAAASATASNQAGSSQDEDDEDDI; encoded by the exons ATGGCTTCGTCGTCTGGAAACGACGACGACCTCACCATCCCTAGAGCTGCTATTAACAAGATGATCAAAGAAACTCTCCCCAATGTCCGGGTGGCTAATGATGCCCGGGAGCTGGTGGTGAACTGCTGCACTGAATTCATCCACCTCATCTCCTCGGAGGCCAATGAGATCTGTAACAAGTCTGAGAAGAAAACCATCTCCCCAGAGCATGTCATACAAG cACTAGAAAGTTTGGGTTTTGGCTCCTATATCAGTGAGGTAAAAGAAGTCTTACAAGAGTGCAAAACAGTAGCACTAAAAAGAAGAAAGGCCAGTTCTCGTTTGGAAAATCTTGGCATTCCTGAAGAAGAACTTCTAAGGCAGCAACAGGAGTTATTTGCAAAA GCTAGGCAGCAGCAAGCAGAACTGGCCCAGCAGGAATGGCTACAGATGCAACAAGCGGCCCAACAAGCACAGCTTGCTGCTGCGTCAGCCACTGCATCCAATCAGGCAGGATCTTCTCAGGATGAAGATGATGAAGATGATATCTGA
- the LOC120369637 gene encoding retinol dehydrogenase 8-like yields METPSACLRYSGQELWLSLIEPGPVITEFEKKVFEDGMKMDLSAVDEETADMFTNIYLKNYKQIFQILGQSAEDIAEHTVKIILAENPPFRHQTNTLYTPITTLKYADPNGDLPIDTFYKMVFQHDKIFSASLNFIKLLRWRSRKSFDLGNPSQ; encoded by the exons GCTAAGTCTGATTGAGCCAGGCCCAGTGATCACAGAATTTGAAAAAAAGGTGTTTGAAGATGGAATGAAAATGGATCTTTCGGCTGTTGATGAAGAAACTGCTGACATGTTTACTAATATTTACCTTAAAAATTACAAACAGATTTTCCAAATCCTGGGACAGAGTGCAGAGGACATAGCAGAG CATACTGTAAAGATAATTCTTGCAGAAAATCCACCTTTTCGCCATCAGACCAACACCCTGTACACACCAATAACAACCTTGAAATATGCAGATCCTAATGGAGATTTACCTATTGATACCTTCTACAAAATGGTTTTTCAGCATGATAAAATCTTCAGTGCAAGTCTTAACTTCATCAAACTGCTaaggtggagaagcagaaaaAGCTTTGATTTGGGCAACCCTTCACAATGA